Proteins from a single region of Candidatus Binatia bacterium:
- a CDS encoding VOC family protein — protein MTRFLHTSIFVNDMNESIDFYTKKLGLNLLDGPHHYPGTAMAFVGKDWNAYIELVYDLEAHPPYEIGNRYEHLALEVEGELSIYVDGLKSKGVRVLKDVYRSPSGTRAIAFIEDPNGIPVELLEPRKAANLS, from the coding sequence ATGACGCGATTTTTGCACACGTCGATCTTCGTCAACGACATGAACGAGTCGATCGACTTCTATACGAAGAAACTCGGCCTGAATCTCCTCGACGGCCCGCATCACTATCCCGGCACCGCCATGGCCTTCGTCGGCAAGGACTGGAACGCGTACATCGAGCTCGTCTACGACCTGGAGGCGCACCCGCCGTACGAGATCGGCAATCGCTACGAGCATCTGGCGCTGGAGGTCGAAGGCGAGCTGAGCATCTACGTAGACGGGCTGAAATCGAAGGGCGTCCGCGTGCTCAAAGACGTCTACAGGTCGCCGAGCGGTACGCGCGCGATCGCGTTCATCGAGGATCCCAACGGAATTCCCGTCGAACTCTTGGAGCCGCGTAAGGCCGCCAATCTTTCCTAG
- the rnc gene encoding ribonuclease III: protein MSGEANRRRLRALLRLAGVRKPGQLNAFQVAFVHQSYAKEHGGASNERMEFLGDSILGCVTAAWLYDAFEGEPEGLLTLRKAAIVNDGQLARTALRLGISELMQLGAGMRAAGGAENTSVLADAFEAFVGALYLRFGLEKARQFVVTQHVEQLDHSTDALLDAKTRLQHYAQEHLAATPVYRETSRGTPQQPAFKSRVIVKGKILGRGDGPSKKAAQQAAAEAALVSIMDRP from the coding sequence GTGAGTGGTGAGGCAAACCGGCGACGGCTGCGCGCTCTGCTTCGTCTTGCGGGCGTACGCAAACCCGGCCAGCTGAACGCGTTCCAGGTTGCCTTCGTTCATCAGAGCTACGCCAAGGAGCACGGCGGCGCCTCGAACGAGCGAATGGAGTTCCTCGGCGACTCGATTCTCGGCTGCGTCACCGCCGCGTGGCTCTACGATGCTTTCGAGGGCGAGCCGGAGGGTCTGCTGACGCTGCGCAAGGCCGCGATCGTCAACGACGGTCAGCTGGCGCGGACGGCGCTGCGGCTGGGAATCTCGGAGTTGATGCAGCTCGGCGCCGGCATGCGCGCGGCCGGCGGCGCCGAAAACACTTCCGTGCTCGCCGATGCGTTCGAGGCCTTCGTGGGTGCACTATATCTGCGCTTCGGGCTCGAAAAGGCGCGGCAGTTCGTCGTCACGCAGCACGTCGAGCAGCTCGATCATTCGACCGATGCGCTCCTCGACGCCAAGACGCGACTGCAGCATTACGCACAAGAGCATCTCGCCGCGACGCCGGTCTATCGCGAGACGAGTCGTGGCACGCCGCAACAACCGGCGTTTAAGTCGCGCGTCATAGTCAAGGGCAAGATCTTGGGCCGCGGCGACGGGCCTTCGAAAAAGGCGGCGCAGCAGGCGGCAGCCGAGGCGGCACTCGTTTCGATCATGGATCGCCCGTGA
- the hisS gene encoding histidine--tRNA ligase → MAEKSFSAPRGTADFFPPQSGRWSELEARIHRLAARFGYGEIRTPMFESTDLFVRGVGEQSDIVEKEMYTFVDRGGRSLTLRPEWTAPVVRAALEHGLLASAPLRLYYIGPIFRYERPQKGRYRQSHQFGVECFGFSGPEADLEVISMAWELVTQYRIADAVLHVNSIGDAACRPLYRDALLKHFAPHLSAMSEDARRRVERNPLRLLDSKDPADIPYIESAPVFEAFLCAACREHFEAVKSYLELSGIPFVVNPRIVRGLDYYGRTVFEITSGVLGAQSSVCGGGRYDDLVRSLGGPDVPAVGFALGLERFLMILAAQEDGGEPPRSGIAAIALGAQARTLLVPIVAELRRRLDAPTYMDYQDRKLLAYLKIADRNRARYALIVGSDELAAGEAVLRDLQERSDRRLPLAPGGVLVQLLVEATM, encoded by the coding sequence ATGGCGGAAAAAAGCTTCAGCGCGCCGCGCGGCACCGCGGATTTTTTCCCTCCGCAGTCGGGCCGCTGGAGCGAGCTCGAAGCTCGCATACATCGGCTGGCGGCTCGCTTCGGCTACGGCGAGATTCGCACGCCGATGTTCGAGAGCACCGATCTCTTCGTGCGCGGAGTCGGCGAGCAGAGCGACATCGTGGAGAAGGAGATGTACACGTTCGTGGATCGCGGCGGCCGCAGCCTCACGCTGCGCCCCGAGTGGACGGCTCCGGTCGTGCGGGCCGCGCTCGAGCACGGCCTCCTCGCGTCTGCGCCGCTGCGGCTCTACTATATCGGCCCGATCTTCCGTTACGAGCGTCCGCAAAAGGGACGCTATCGCCAGTCCCATCAGTTCGGGGTCGAGTGCTTCGGCTTCTCGGGCCCCGAAGCGGATCTCGAGGTCATCTCCATGGCGTGGGAGTTGGTAACCCAGTACCGGATCGCCGACGCGGTTCTCCACGTCAACTCGATCGGGGACGCCGCGTGCCGGCCGCTCTATCGCGACGCTCTGCTGAAGCATTTCGCGCCGCACCTATCCGCGATGAGCGAGGACGCGCGGCGGCGCGTCGAGCGCAATCCGCTTCGGCTGCTCGACAGCAAGGATCCTGCGGACATTCCGTACATCGAGAGCGCGCCGGTGTTCGAGGCGTTCCTTTGCGCGGCGTGCCGCGAGCACTTCGAGGCCGTCAAATCATATCTCGAGCTAAGCGGCATCCCGTTCGTCGTCAATCCGCGCATCGTCCGCGGGCTCGACTATTACGGGCGAACGGTTTTCGAAATTACGTCGGGAGTACTAGGCGCGCAGAGCAGCGTGTGCGGCGGCGGACGCTACGACGATCTCGTGCGCTCCCTCGGCGGGCCGGACGTACCTGCCGTCGGCTTCGCCCTCGGTCTGGAGCGATTCTTGATGATCTTGGCGGCCCAAGAGGACGGCGGCGAGCCGCCGCGCAGCGGTATTGCGGCCATCGCTCTCGGCGCGCAGGCTCGCACGCTCCTGGTGCCGATCGTCGCCGAGCTTCGCCGCAGACTCGATGCGCCGACTTACATGGATTACCAGGATCGCAAGCTGCTGGCATACCTCAAGATCGCCGATCGCAATCGGGCTCGCTACGCGCTGATCGTCGGGAGCGACGAGCTCGCCGCGGGCGAGGCCGTGCTGCGCGACCTCCAAGAACGCAGCGACCGCCGGCTCCCGTTAGCACCCGGCGGAGTCCTTGTCCAGCTTCTCGTAGAAGCGACGATGTGA
- the rfaE1 gene encoding D-glycero-beta-D-manno-heptose-7-phosphate kinase yields MTPTLMAPDARTLFERANRLRIMVVGDLMVDEWIWGTVTRISPEAPVPVVAVVDHSFTLGGAGNVANNLRALRAQVAFVGAVGDDTFAGQVRDLLRAEDVDDAGVFTIFDRPTTRKTRIVAHSQQVVRADWESTSTLEDADRHRMAEFVRERAPKCDAVILSDYAKGLLCREIVEAATRCDLVLADPKPQNIALYNGITCVAPNAAEAATMTGIAIRDAADLERAGVRLIEMLGCRYAVITRGEHGMALFGKAGERLQIPSVARTVYDVSGAGDTVTAVLGLALAAGAPIEQAMQLANFAAGVVVEKLGTATASPDEILALVDPAPQ; encoded by the coding sequence GTGACGCCGACGCTGATGGCGCCCGACGCGCGGACGCTATTTGAGCGCGCGAACCGTCTGCGGATCATGGTTGTCGGCGATCTGATGGTCGACGAATGGATCTGGGGAACCGTCACGCGCATCTCTCCAGAGGCGCCGGTTCCTGTCGTCGCCGTCGTCGACCACTCGTTCACGCTGGGCGGCGCGGGCAACGTCGCGAACAACCTGCGGGCGCTGCGCGCGCAGGTTGCGTTCGTGGGGGCCGTCGGCGACGACACGTTTGCCGGACAGGTCCGCGACTTGCTGCGTGCGGAGGACGTCGACGATGCCGGGGTCTTCACGATCTTCGACCGGCCGACGACCCGTAAGACGCGCATCGTCGCGCACAGCCAACAAGTGGTGCGAGCCGACTGGGAGTCGACCTCGACGCTGGAGGATGCGGACCGGCACCGCATGGCGGAGTTCGTCCGCGAGCGCGCGCCGAAATGCGACGCGGTGATCTTGAGCGACTACGCGAAGGGCCTGCTCTGCCGCGAAATCGTCGAGGCGGCGACGCGCTGCGATCTCGTGCTGGCGGATCCGAAGCCACAGAACATCGCGCTCTACAACGGGATCACATGCGTCGCTCCCAACGCGGCCGAGGCCGCGACGATGACCGGCATCGCGATCCGCGACGCCGCAGACCTCGAGCGCGCCGGCGTACGGCTCATCGAGATGCTCGGCTGCCGATACGCGGTGATCACTCGCGGCGAGCACGGGATGGCGTTGTTCGGAAAGGCCGGCGAGCGTCTGCAGATCCCTTCGGTGGCGCGCACGGTCTACGACGTCAGCGGCGCCGGCGACACCGTCACGGCCGTGTTGGGGCTGGCGCTGGCGGCCGGCGCACCGATCGAGCAGGCGATGCAGCTGGCTAACTTCGCTGCCGGCGTCGTCGTGGAGAAGCTCGGCACGGCGACGGCATCGCCGGACGAAATTCTCGCGCTGGTCGATCCGGCGCCGCAATGA
- a CDS encoding SIS domain-containing protein, with amino-acid sequence MTYHGRRDFAELLADRRGLLDAAHYRAQVEAIVDVIVTALRDGKKVLWCGNGGSAAEAQHMAAELSGRYLRERPGLHSEALSVNSSTLTCVGNDYGYDYVFSRQVEAFAHPGDVVIGMTTSGGSRNVVLALEAARKRGAVTVAFTGNGGGKVAEVADYALTGPNGYAAIVQEVHQVMAHIVCDLVEQRLIFEGGIP; translated from the coding sequence ATGACGTATCACGGACGCCGCGACTTCGCGGAGCTGCTCGCCGACCGCCGCGGGCTGCTCGATGCCGCGCACTATCGCGCTCAGGTCGAAGCGATCGTCGACGTCATCGTGACGGCGCTGCGTGACGGCAAGAAGGTTCTGTGGTGCGGCAACGGCGGCAGCGCCGCCGAGGCGCAGCACATGGCCGCCGAGCTTTCGGGGAGATATCTACGCGAGCGTCCCGGGTTGCACAGCGAGGCCCTGTCCGTCAACTCGTCCACGCTCACGTGCGTCGGCAACGACTACGGATACGACTACGTCTTCTCGCGCCAGGTCGAGGCCTTCGCGCACCCGGGCGACGTCGTGATCGGCATGACGACGAGCGGCGGGTCGCGCAACGTCGTCTTGGCGCTCGAAGCGGCGCGCAAACGGGGCGCTGTGACGGTTGCCTTTACGGGGAACGGCGGCGGCAAAGTCGCCGAGGTGGCAGACTACGCGCTGACCGGGCCGAACGGCTACGCCGCGATCGTTCAAGAAGTGCACCAAGTGATGGCGCACATCGTCTGCGACCTCGTCGAGCAGCGGCTCATCTTCGAGGGTGGAATACCGTGA
- the smc gene encoding chromosome segregation protein SMC, translated as MKLRNIRAFGFKTFADPTQLEFGAGVTAIVGPNGSGKSNLVDAFRWVLGETSTKSLRSGKLEDVIFAGNELRKPLGLAEVSILFDNSDARMPIDFREVELTRRAYRVGESEYFINRTQVRLRDIVELLMGTGLGPGSYAIVSQGQIDAILTSKPAERRALFEETAGIGKFLARKHESLRRLERTEQNAIRISDLIAEHDRRIPELDTQVRRAKRYRRVSARVRDLEILSYLRASATRRAEAAALREVLAKNEEQRSVAAAKSASSGATLTTLRTELYRCELELEELRSQSQSRRGELASSEAQYAAALARREALERQSTQTSEDAARAGQERGALVEAIAGLEERIAPLAREIETAREREVGAQAALAQTHAELESVFTRLREIEVAATQLAERKAERRAQADALRAEAERLDREARAARERAEEVEIVAGGAAHRHGERRRQLEILEEAALDARGRAEDAARDAALAQEDVTRALAAVHEQSGEVKAAESRLHTIEELENSLEGHVPGTRAVIEAWQRGELRGIEGIVSNLITTEERYARAMDVAFGARLSNVVTTTSEDAERGVDFLNRKEAGRATFLPLDTLADRKGRQLDPAVGAVAGVLGYAHTLVSSAPRFAGVVSFLVGNVLIVDKLQTGIELVRGRGFRDTIVTLGGEQITGGGAITGGRFARERSILSRRFQAQSLREALVGMHARLEEAERGLSAAHQRAEVAIDQRDAAREQQTETESRLVAVRAELGALVGDVERTRAELEGARAAAARLRASATLSWEREHEYERVEPAAERSDKHRAQLERELAGVRERIARAEADQVAASASAADLRERAAALTAERDAAKGRLGMLDQDGERAGVAREEMLAEIASLMGETRTSHAHVEGLRHGVTGLDERLDSARRQRETLAQRQTQAESDMRMAEQEERETAAGGERHRTRLAEIEAELGMLVSQFAQNPATNDECADVTQRYENEPDAIVEELPRLRDELARLQANVNLNADAERDELAERKRFLEAQLEDLSAARETLLESIREIEHETQVQFNETFAKVSDAFTTMYARLFSGGEAKMWQTQPENLAETGIEIAVQPPGKKEMPLAALSGGERAMTAAALIFALIATKPAPFYLLDEVDAALDDANIDRFCAMVREFATESQMLIVTHNKKTMEIADRIYGVTTGDSGASAVVSAELAQQAEALLA; from the coding sequence GTGAAGCTGCGCAACATTCGAGCCTTCGGATTCAAGACGTTCGCGGATCCGACGCAGCTCGAGTTTGGCGCCGGCGTGACGGCCATCGTGGGCCCGAACGGATCCGGCAAGTCGAACCTAGTGGATGCGTTCCGGTGGGTACTGGGCGAGACCTCGACCAAGAGCCTTCGCTCCGGCAAGCTCGAGGACGTGATCTTCGCGGGCAACGAGCTGCGCAAGCCGCTGGGTCTGGCCGAGGTCTCAATACTCTTCGACAACAGCGACGCACGGATGCCGATCGATTTCCGCGAGGTCGAGCTCACGCGGCGAGCGTATCGCGTGGGCGAGAGCGAGTACTTCATTAACCGCACCCAAGTGCGGTTGCGCGACATCGTCGAGCTGTTGATGGGAACCGGCCTCGGACCCGGCTCGTATGCGATCGTGTCGCAGGGACAGATCGATGCGATTCTCACCAGCAAGCCGGCGGAGCGGCGGGCGCTATTCGAGGAGACCGCCGGCATCGGAAAGTTTCTCGCCCGCAAGCACGAGTCGCTGCGGCGGCTCGAGCGTACCGAGCAGAACGCAATCCGCATCAGTGATCTGATCGCCGAGCACGATCGTCGCATCCCGGAGCTCGACACGCAGGTGCGCCGGGCGAAACGCTATCGCCGCGTCAGCGCGCGCGTCCGCGATCTGGAGATCCTGAGCTACCTGCGCGCGAGCGCGACGCGCCGCGCGGAAGCCGCCGCGCTGCGCGAGGTGTTGGCGAAGAATGAGGAGCAGCGCAGCGTCGCCGCCGCCAAGTCGGCTTCGTCCGGCGCCACGCTGACCACGCTGCGGACGGAACTCTACCGTTGCGAGCTGGAACTCGAGGAGCTGCGCTCCCAATCGCAGAGCCGGCGCGGCGAGCTCGCCTCGAGCGAGGCCCAGTACGCCGCGGCGCTCGCGCGCCGCGAGGCGCTGGAGCGGCAATCGACTCAAACGTCGGAAGACGCCGCTCGCGCCGGACAAGAACGGGGCGCCCTCGTCGAGGCGATCGCCGGCCTCGAGGAACGGATCGCGCCGCTCGCACGCGAGATCGAGACGGCGCGCGAGCGCGAGGTGGGGGCGCAGGCGGCGCTCGCGCAGACGCACGCGGAGCTCGAATCGGTGTTCACGCGGCTGCGCGAGATCGAAGTCGCGGCGACGCAGCTCGCGGAACGCAAGGCGGAACGTCGCGCGCAGGCCGACGCGCTGCGTGCCGAAGCCGAGCGGCTCGATCGCGAGGCGCGCGCCGCGCGCGAGCGTGCGGAAGAGGTCGAGATCGTTGCCGGCGGCGCTGCGCACCGACACGGCGAGCGGCGGCGGCAGCTCGAAATACTCGAAGAGGCGGCGCTTGACGCGCGCGGGCGCGCCGAGGATGCGGCGCGTGACGCGGCGCTCGCGCAGGAGGACGTAACGCGAGCGCTGGCCGCAGTGCACGAGCAGTCCGGGGAGGTCAAGGCTGCCGAGTCGCGGCTGCACACGATCGAAGAGCTGGAGAACTCGCTCGAGGGACACGTGCCAGGCACGCGCGCGGTCATCGAGGCGTGGCAGCGCGGCGAGCTGCGCGGCATCGAGGGCATCGTCTCGAACCTCATCACGACGGAAGAACGGTACGCGCGCGCGATGGACGTCGCATTCGGCGCGCGCCTCTCCAACGTCGTGACGACGACGTCGGAGGATGCCGAGCGCGGCGTGGACTTTTTGAACCGCAAAGAGGCCGGCCGCGCGACGTTCCTGCCGCTCGACACGCTGGCGGACCGTAAGGGACGTCAGCTCGATCCGGCGGTCGGCGCCGTTGCCGGCGTCTTGGGCTACGCGCACACGCTCGTCAGCAGCGCGCCGCGCTTCGCGGGCGTCGTGAGCTTCCTAGTCGGCAACGTCTTGATCGTCGACAAGCTACAAACCGGAATCGAGCTCGTCCGCGGGCGCGGGTTCCGCGATACGATCGTGACGCTCGGTGGAGAGCAGATCACCGGCGGCGGCGCGATCACCGGCGGACGCTTCGCGCGCGAGCGCTCGATCTTGTCCCGGCGCTTTCAGGCGCAGAGCTTGCGCGAAGCACTCGTCGGCATGCACGCGCGGCTCGAGGAGGCCGAGCGCGGGTTGAGCGCGGCGCATCAGCGCGCCGAAGTCGCGATCGACCAGCGCGACGCGGCGCGCGAGCAGCAGACCGAGACGGAGTCGCGGCTCGTTGCCGTGCGCGCCGAGCTCGGCGCCCTCGTTGGCGACGTGGAGCGCACGCGCGCGGAGCTCGAAGGGGCCCGCGCGGCGGCAGCGCGGCTGCGCGCCTCTGCCACGCTCTCGTGGGAGCGGGAGCACGAGTACGAGCGCGTGGAGCCCGCAGCCGAGCGCAGCGACAAGCATCGCGCGCAGCTCGAGCGCGAACTCGCCGGCGTGCGCGAGCGGATCGCGCGGGCCGAGGCGGATCAGGTCGCGGCGAGCGCTAGCGCCGCGGATCTGCGCGAGCGTGCGGCCGCGCTCACGGCGGAACGCGACGCGGCGAAGGGGCGCCTCGGGATGCTCGATCAGGACGGCGAGCGCGCGGGCGTCGCGCGCGAAGAGATGCTCGCCGAGATCGCGTCGCTGATGGGGGAGACGCGCACGTCCCACGCCCACGTGGAAGGGCTGCGGCACGGAGTCACGGGGCTCGACGAGCGGCTCGACTCCGCGCGCCGGCAGCGGGAGACGCTGGCCCAGCGACAGACGCAGGCTGAATCGGACATGCGCATGGCCGAGCAGGAAGAGCGCGAGACTGCGGCGGGCGGAGAGCGCCACCGCACGCGGCTCGCCGAGATCGAGGCCGAGCTCGGGATGCTCGTCTCGCAGTTCGCACAGAACCCCGCTACCAACGACGAATGCGCGGACGTCACGCAGCGCTACGAAAATGAGCCCGACGCGATCGTCGAGGAGCTTCCGCGCCTGCGCGACGAGCTCGCGCGCCTGCAGGCCAACGTCAACCTCAACGCGGATGCCGAACGCGACGAGCTCGCGGAGCGCAAGCGGTTTCTCGAGGCGCAGCTGGAGGACCTGAGCGCGGCGCGCGAGACGCTGCTCGAGTCGATCCGCGAGATCGAACACGAAACGCAGGTGCAGTTCAACGAGACGTTCGCGAAGGTTTCGGATGCGTTTACGACGATGTACGCGCGCCTCTTCTCCGGCGGCGAGGCGAAGATGTGGCAGACACAGCCCGAGAATCTCGCCGAGACGGGGATCGAGATCGCGGTGCAGCCGCCCGGCAAGAAAGAGATGCCGCTGGCGGCGCTCTCCGGAGGCGAGCGCGCTATGACCGCCGCGGCGCTGATCTTTGCGCTGATAGCGACGAAGCCGGCGCCGTTCTACCTGCTTGACGAGGTCGATGCCGCGCTCGACGACGCGAATATCGACCGATTCTGCGCGATGGTGCGAGAGTTCGCGACGGAATCGCAGATGCTCATCGTGACGCACAACAAGAAAACGATGGAGATCGCGGATCGAATCTACGGCGTGACGACGGGCGACTCCGGCGCCAGCGCGGTCGTATCGGCCGAGTTGGCGCAACAGGCGGAGGCGCTGCTTGCCTGA
- a CDS encoding biotin/lipoyl-containing protein — MEDRYAEETQTLRELLALMHEHDLETLKIKLGDAVYELSRRDPDSRPAVPQYAPPVQAAYDAGVPAPANVAKVLAPVTGVFYRAASPDVEPYVEVGDRVEPGDVLCVLEAMKLYNEIQSDDAGTVLRVVPDNGELVSQGDELFWIER; from the coding sequence ATGGAAGACCGGTACGCCGAGGAAACCCAGACCTTGCGCGAGCTGCTCGCGCTCATGCACGAGCACGATTTGGAAACGCTCAAGATCAAGCTGGGCGATGCGGTCTACGAGCTCTCGCGTCGCGACCCGGATTCGCGGCCGGCCGTACCGCAGTACGCGCCGCCGGTCCAGGCCGCCTACGATGCGGGAGTCCCCGCACCGGCTAACGTCGCGAAGGTACTCGCGCCCGTCACCGGAGTCTTCTATCGTGCCGCGTCGCCCGACGTCGAGCCGTACGTCGAGGTCGGCGATCGCGTCGAACCCGGCGACGTGCTTTGCGTGTTGGAGGCGATGAAGCTCTACAATGAGATCCAGAGCGACGATGCCGGTACGGTCTTGCGCGTCGTTCCCGACAACGGTGAGCTGGTCTCTCAGGGCGACGAGCTCTTTTGGATCGAACGATGA
- a CDS encoding adenylyltransferase/cytidyltransferase family protein has translation MSEQRLFGQLLGVDEAVAWREDLRADHRTVVFTNGCFDVLHAGHVEYLAWARSQGDALIVGLNEDDSVRRIKGQSRPIVAFAQRAKVLLALRSVDVVVGFGERTPEVLLDRIRPDVHVKSDQYREDELPERSVVLGHGGRIALAPHVPGESTTDTIARILHAYSVHR, from the coding sequence ATGAGCGAGCAGCGGCTCTTCGGGCAGCTGCTCGGCGTCGACGAAGCGGTAGCGTGGCGCGAGGATCTGCGCGCGGACCATCGGACGGTGGTCTTTACGAACGGCTGCTTCGACGTTCTGCACGCCGGCCACGTCGAGTACCTCGCGTGGGCGCGAAGCCAAGGCGACGCGCTGATCGTCGGGTTGAACGAAGACGACTCGGTGCGGCGGATCAAAGGGCAGTCGCGCCCGATCGTCGCGTTCGCGCAGCGCGCGAAGGTGTTGCTCGCGTTGCGTAGCGTGGACGTGGTCGTCGGATTCGGCGAGCGCACGCCCGAGGTGTTGCTCGATCGAATTCGACCCGACGTGCACGTTAAGAGCGATCAATATCGCGAAGACGAGCTGCCCGAGCGAAGCGTCGTGCTCGGCCACGGTGGCCGGATAGCGCTCGCGCCGCACGTCCCGGGGGAGAGCACGACGGACACGATCGCTCGTATCCTTCATGCGTATAGCGTTCACCGCTAA
- the purH gene encoding bifunctional phosphoribosylaminoimidazolecarboxamide formyltransferase/IMP cyclohydrolase: MPETPSTPRAALFSLYDKTGAAELARVLHERGTEIYATGGTRAFLEEHGIPARDVGDVTGFPALFGGRVKTLHPKIFGAILYDRADPEHDRQREKYAIPEIVTVAVNLYPFEATVARPGTTLPEAIEQIDIGGVALLRAAAKNFERVAVLTHPSQYAEYVRAIETDDVAPALRRRLAVAAFERTGEYDVAISHYLATAGEVLPTELPGALALTLPLAKRLRYGTNPQERAAFYLDRADRLPEQLGGKALSYNNLLDLDATLRLLSRAPLGAEFGSEHARFVRAAVVKHAVPCGVAQRSRVGLAVREALDADAISAYGGIVAADAPIDREAAAALREFFLEIVAAPDFDADALEILRKKKNLRIMRFAPSLPDELARELRLRSALGGVLAEDDDPAAPGEQWRVVSRKRPTEQQWHDLAFAWDVVRHVKSNGIVIVKDGTTRGICAGQTNRVSAVQIAASRAGEAARGSACASDGFFPFADGLEAAVQGGCAAIIAPGGSVRDEEVIAAADSHGVALVFSTYRYFLH, translated from the coding sequence TTGCCTGAGACGCCCTCGACACCTCGGGCGGCGCTCTTCTCACTCTACGACAAGACCGGCGCAGCGGAGCTGGCCCGCGTGCTGCACGAGCGCGGTACGGAGATCTATGCGACCGGCGGGACGCGCGCGTTCTTGGAAGAGCACGGAATACCGGCCCGCGACGTCGGTGACGTCACGGGCTTTCCGGCGCTGTTCGGCGGCCGGGTCAAGACGCTGCATCCGAAAATTTTCGGCGCAATTCTCTACGATCGCGCTGATCCCGAGCACGATCGGCAGCGCGAGAAGTACGCGATCCCCGAGATCGTAACGGTCGCCGTCAATCTGTATCCGTTCGAGGCGACGGTGGCCCGTCCGGGGACCACGCTGCCCGAGGCGATCGAACAGATTGACATCGGCGGCGTGGCGCTGCTGCGCGCCGCCGCGAAGAATTTCGAGCGGGTCGCCGTGCTGACGCATCCGTCGCAATACGCTGAGTACGTTAGAGCGATCGAAACCGACGACGTGGCGCCTGCGCTGCGCCGCCGGCTTGCGGTCGCGGCCTTCGAGCGAACGGGCGAGTACGACGTCGCGATCTCGCACTATCTCGCCACCGCCGGCGAGGTTCTGCCGACCGAACTCCCAGGCGCGCTGGCGCTGACGCTGCCGCTGGCGAAGCGGCTGCGCTACGGCACGAACCCGCAGGAGCGGGCGGCGTTCTATCTCGACCGCGCCGATCGTCTACCCGAGCAGCTCGGTGGCAAGGCGCTCTCGTACAACAATTTACTCGACCTCGACGCGACGCTGCGTCTGCTTTCGCGAGCGCCGCTCGGCGCGGAGTTCGGCAGCGAGCACGCCCGTTTCGTGCGCGCCGCGGTCGTCAAGCACGCAGTGCCGTGCGGAGTCGCGCAGCGCTCGCGCGTCGGGCTGGCGGTGCGCGAGGCGCTCGACGCCGACGCCATTTCGGCCTACGGGGGAATCGTCGCTGCCGACGCGCCGATCGATCGCGAAGCCGCTGCGGCGCTGCGCGAGTTCTTCTTGGAGATCGTCGCCGCTCCGGACTTCGATGCGGACGCGCTCGAGATTCTCCGCAAGAAGAAAAACCTGCGCATCATGCGGTTCGCGCCCTCGCTTCCTGACGAGCTGGCGCGCGAGCTGCGCTTGCGCAGCGCGCTCGGCGGCGTCTTGGCCGAAGACGACGATCCTGCCGCACCCGGAGAGCAGTGGCGCGTGGTGAGCCGCAAGCGTCCGACCGAACAACAGTGGCACGACCTCGCGTTCGCGTGGGACGTCGTGCGCCACGTAAAGAGCAACGGCATCGTGATCGTGAAGGACGGGACCACGCGTGGAATTTGCGCTGGCCAGACCAACCGGGTCAGCGCGGTCCAGATCGCGGCGAGCCGCGCGGGCGAAGCGGCGCGCGGCTCGGCGTGTGCGAGCGACGGCTTCTTTCCGTTCGCGGACGGACTGGAAGCGGCCGTCCAGGGCGGCTGCGCCGCGATCATCGCACCCGGCGGCTCCGTGCGCGACGAGGAAGTGATCGCGGCCGCGGACTCGCATGGCGTGGCGCTCGTCTTCTCGACGTACCGGTATTTTCTGCATTGA